One Bacillota bacterium genomic region harbors:
- a CDS encoding penicillin acylase family protein, translating to MRASLGRGLGAAVLSSLLVVALFLPLGPLPPLGPTFEPTRGVFAGSWRPVPERLRIAGLQAPVTVDFDRWGVPHIFAQNDHDLFFAQGYLTGRERLLEMELLRRQSKGRLAEILGPAALPSDRFQLTLGLWPTAQASAERIAREEPRIHAEMEAYAQGVNAWIREASDQGRLPALFGLLRFRPAPWTVADSLVVQGFMAEDLAFSTSPLERAAITARLGAERANALFRATAVNPQFPYDPGPYPPATPPDRAALERVLLPFAPGAGVGGLSARAPLASRLVEATPGAALPPSPEAVDWLALDRAVRNALAGGPVTGSLASGLSDSNNWVVDGTLTATGKPLLAGDPHLALTLPSIWYEIHLEAPDLHVYGVSIPGTPGVIIGHNRNVAWSLTNVQNQQSFYYVETTDPAHPGLYLHGGRWLRFATRTLEIPVKGRAPERFTLRWTVHGPVLPADLPGFPPLPGRVVSLAWTGNLFSDDFAALDALMRAQNATGVRAALRRWGSPTQNFAYATTQGDIGILSAGYYPLVEGGQPWLPLDGSDPRHDWQGLIPYERVPQVANPASHFAFTSNQREVGPDYPYYIGTTESGFDAGYRAATVHAWLGDPAHRPLTRERMAELQSSRVDSLALRLVPVLVAAVRASPASSPELRQSADLLQRWDGRMAEDQAAPAIWWSWLSHYLEDTFGPWWEQAGLERFPDFRLKGFQPAQSGWRASLLQALEVMTTAPAGSALYKSVAYPAGSDRSWFFDPVQQTDRSREEVMLQALGEAVADLRAKLGDNPARWRWGDLHRRLIPSLTQRPALGRGPFPTGGDAFTVDVSGGEPSTHGPSWRMIADLADLGHSWGIFPGGESGDPTSPHYADQLPLWTGHRYKELRFPGQPMLEAGGWAVAVSRFEPAGGGK from the coding sequence ATGCGAGCTTCCCTGGGCAGGGGGCTGGGCGCCGCGGTCCTGTCGTCGCTGCTGGTCGTCGCCCTCTTCCTGCCCCTGGGCCCTTTGCCGCCGCTGGGACCGACCTTCGAGCCGACCCGCGGCGTCTTCGCCGGTTCCTGGCGGCCCGTGCCGGAGAGGCTCCGGATCGCCGGCCTGCAGGCGCCGGTCACCGTCGACTTCGACCGCTGGGGCGTGCCCCACATCTTCGCGCAGAACGATCACGACCTCTTCTTCGCCCAGGGATACCTGACCGGGCGGGAGCGGCTCCTGGAGATGGAGCTCCTCCGGCGGCAGAGCAAGGGGCGTCTCGCCGAGATCCTGGGCCCGGCAGCCCTGCCCAGTGACCGGTTCCAGCTGACGCTGGGGCTCTGGCCGACCGCCCAGGCTTCGGCGGAACGGATCGCCCGCGAGGAGCCGCGCATCCACGCGGAGATGGAAGCCTACGCGCAGGGCGTCAACGCCTGGATCCGCGAGGCTTCGGACCAGGGCCGGCTGCCGGCCCTCTTCGGGCTGCTCCGCTTCCGCCCGGCGCCCTGGACCGTGGCGGACAGCCTGGTGGTCCAGGGCTTCATGGCCGAGGACCTCGCCTTCAGCACCTCCCCGCTGGAGCGGGCGGCCATCACCGCCCGGCTGGGAGCGGAGCGGGCGAATGCGCTCTTCCGCGCCACCGCCGTCAACCCCCAGTTCCCTTACGACCCTGGGCCCTACCCGCCGGCCACGCCGCCGGACCGGGCGGCGCTGGAGCGGGTGCTCCTGCCCTTCGCCCCGGGTGCCGGGGTGGGCGGCCTCAGCGCCCGGGCGCCGCTGGCCAGCCGGCTGGTCGAGGCGACGCCGGGCGCCGCCCTGCCCCCCTCCCCCGAGGCGGTGGACTGGCTGGCCCTGGACCGTGCCGTCCGGAACGCCCTGGCCGGCGGACCCGTCACCGGTTCGCTGGCCAGCGGCCTCTCCGACAGCAACAACTGGGTGGTGGACGGGACGCTGACCGCGACCGGGAAGCCGCTCCTGGCCGGCGATCCGCACCTGGCCCTCACCCTTCCTTCGATCTGGTACGAGATCCACCTGGAGGCTCCGGACCTCCACGTCTACGGGGTGAGCATCCCGGGGACGCCGGGGGTGATCATCGGGCACAACCGGAACGTCGCCTGGAGCCTGACCAACGTGCAGAACCAGCAGTCCTTCTACTACGTAGAGACCACCGATCCGGCCCACCCGGGCCTCTACCTCCACGGCGGCCGCTGGCTCCGCTTCGCCACCCGGACCCTGGAGATCCCGGTGAAGGGACGGGCGCCCGAACGCTTCACCCTCCGCTGGACCGTCCATGGACCGGTGCTCCCGGCCGATCTGCCGGGCTTCCCGCCGCTCCCCGGCCGGGTGGTCAGCCTGGCCTGGACGGGGAACCTCTTCTCGGACGATTTCGCCGCGCTCGACGCCCTGATGCGGGCGCAGAACGCCACGGGCGTGCGGGCGGCGCTCCGGCGCTGGGGCAGCCCCACCCAGAACTTCGCCTACGCCACCACGCAGGGCGACATCGGCATCCTCTCCGCCGGTTACTACCCGCTGGTGGAAGGGGGCCAGCCCTGGCTGCCCCTGGACGGGAGCGACCCGCGGCACGACTGGCAGGGGCTGATCCCCTACGAGCGGGTGCCACAGGTGGCCAACCCCGCGAGCCACTTCGCCTTCACCTCCAACCAGCGCGAGGTCGGCCCCGACTACCCCTATTACATCGGCACCACCGAGAGCGGCTTCGACGCGGGCTACCGCGCGGCCACGGTCCACGCCTGGCTGGGCGACCCGGCCCACCGCCCGCTCACCCGGGAACGGATGGCCGAGCTGCAGTCCTCCCGGGTGGACAGCCTGGCACTCCGCCTGGTCCCCGTCCTGGTGGCCGCGGTGCGGGCGAGCCCGGCGAGCTCCCCCGAGCTCCGCCAGTCGGCGGACCTGCTGCAGCGCTGGGACGGCCGGATGGCCGAGGACCAGGCGGCGCCGGCCATCTGGTGGAGCTGGCTGAGCCATTACCTGGAGGACACCTTCGGACCCTGGTGGGAGCAAGCCGGCTTGGAACGCTTCCCCGACTTCCGCCTGAAGGGGTTCCAGCCCGCCCAGTCGGGCTGGAGGGCGTCGCTCCTGCAGGCGCTGGAGGTGATGACCACCGCCCCCGCGGGGTCGGCCCTGTACAAGTCCGTCGCCTACCCGGCCGGCTCGGATCGCTCCTGGTTCTTCGACCCGGTCCAGCAGACGGACCGGAGCCGCGAGGAAGTGATGCTCCAGGCGCTGGGCGAGGCGGTGGCCGATCTCCGCGCCAAGCTGGGCGACAACCCGGCTCGATGGCGGTGGGGCGATCTGCACAGGCGCCTCATCCCCTCCCTCACCCAGCGCCCCGCCCTGGGCCGCGGTCCCTTCCCCACGGGGGGCGACGCCTTCACCGTCGACGTCTCGGGCGGCGAACCCTCGACGCACGGCCCCAGCTGGCGGATGATCGCCGACCTCGCCGACCTGGGCCACTCCTGGGGCATCTTCCCCGGCGGCGAGTCGGGTGACCCCACCAGCCCGCACTACGCCGACCAGTTGCCGCTCTGGACCGGCCACCGGTACAAGGAACTGCGCTTCCCCGGCCAGCCCATGCTGGAGGCGGGTGGTTGGGCGGTGGCCGTCAGCCGGTTCGAACCAGCGGGGGGTGGCAAGTGA
- a CDS encoding molybdopterin-dependent oxidoreductase: MKQTRRQFLGTSAAVGTFLVASAGGSVGWRTIQRWLAGGASHGVGDFSEDYDASRVIYTTCVQCNSLCSIKALLTEVPGRSAQDPTSFVRKISGNPYSPINTVPYGPAPYTTPAQQVARHGTMRMAVTSHAGRGGRACLKGQAGIQTAFDLHRVTRPLRRVGPRGSGRWESVTWEEAIREILDGSPRLGTPGLRQLWAFVPEEQVKADLARVRGGEMSQAEFEAKYRETLIDPRHPDLGPKANQIACIGGDRTTFVGQRLWNRTLGSVNFFNHGGVCGVSGVIGTRRSHQGKTKKDRLYADLEHCDFLIVWGSNPAVANKGPVYLAPMLTNALARGMKMAVVDPRLSATAQKADWWVPVRPGADAALALGMARWIVEKGRYDRRYLTNPNARAAAADGEPTWSDATFLVRLDRPERPLLKASEIGLAPAGSEADGPVVLWQGKPLPAKQAPEGELFVDAEVAGIPVRSVFDLYRERLMEKSLQEYADLAGVPLDLLEQLAREWTSHGKRVALLAYRGPAMHTNGYYTLRAINALNHLVGNHDWKGGDMNAGAQFHDVQGRYDLLNVPGGHQAWGVPVTRQQTDYRKVSLSREGPARRYWYPFSGNLCQEVLPSAGAGYPYPLKALFLYRHSPLASDPAPQLQEEVLRSPEKLPLVVAFDLEVAESSQFADFLLPDVSYLERWGLEHIYPVLRTRFSHIQQPVTRVFPDPEGPRDLQDVLIELFKRMGLPGVGPRAFPGGEPLDRAEDFYLKVAANLAFDGEPVPDADEEEEAAFERARLLALGRTWDAAAWRRAVKPEEWPKVVYVLNRGGRFEAPGNEYEGEWLRYRFGGQANFYDAGVAALTHPVTGEPFDGLPRLEPVRRFDGQEVDDPRPLQLINWKARNAGTHRTIADAWLREIRGEDLLWIHPRDAEVRGIREGDWVWVEAASGRARARAHLTEGIRPGVVGASYNFGHTAYGSRPLEIDGRLVPAVRPYGHTSFRLDQPMHEESGYAPGRGEGWNPNWLQPVDPLLGMNLQDPIGGGASELDARVEVRRA, from the coding sequence ATGAAACAGACCAGGCGCCAGTTCCTGGGAACCAGCGCGGCGGTCGGCACCTTCCTCGTCGCCTCCGCCGGAGGGTCGGTCGGCTGGCGGACGATCCAGCGCTGGCTGGCCGGCGGCGCGTCGCACGGCGTGGGCGACTTCTCCGAGGATTACGACGCCTCGCGGGTGATCTACACCACCTGCGTCCAGTGCAACTCGCTCTGTTCCATCAAGGCGCTGCTCACCGAGGTGCCGGGCCGCTCGGCCCAGGACCCGACCTCCTTCGTCCGGAAGATCTCCGGCAATCCTTACAGCCCGATCAACACCGTCCCCTACGGGCCGGCCCCGTACACGACGCCGGCCCAGCAGGTGGCGCGGCACGGGACCATGCGCATGGCGGTGACGAGCCACGCCGGCCGCGGGGGACGCGCCTGCCTCAAGGGCCAGGCGGGGATCCAGACCGCCTTCGACCTGCACCGCGTCACCCGGCCGCTCCGCCGCGTGGGACCCCGGGGAAGCGGCCGCTGGGAGAGCGTCACCTGGGAGGAAGCGATCCGCGAGATCCTCGACGGCAGCCCCAGGCTCGGCACGCCCGGTCTCCGCCAGCTCTGGGCCTTCGTCCCCGAGGAGCAGGTGAAGGCCGACCTGGCCCGGGTCCGGGGCGGCGAGATGAGCCAGGCCGAGTTCGAGGCCAAGTACCGGGAGACGCTCATCGATCCGCGCCACCCCGACCTGGGGCCCAAGGCCAACCAGATCGCCTGCATCGGCGGCGACCGCACCACCTTCGTCGGCCAGCGTCTCTGGAACCGCACGCTGGGCTCGGTCAACTTCTTCAACCACGGCGGCGTCTGCGGCGTCAGCGGCGTCATCGGCACCCGCCGCTCGCACCAGGGCAAGACCAAGAAGGACCGGCTCTACGCGGATCTGGAGCACTGCGACTTCCTCATCGTCTGGGGCTCCAACCCCGCCGTGGCCAACAAGGGACCGGTCTACCTGGCGCCCATGCTGACCAACGCCCTGGCGCGGGGCATGAAGATGGCGGTGGTCGACCCCCGCCTCTCCGCCACCGCGCAGAAGGCCGACTGGTGGGTGCCGGTCCGCCCCGGCGCCGACGCCGCGCTGGCGCTGGGCATGGCACGCTGGATCGTGGAGAAGGGGCGCTACGACCGCCGCTACCTGACAAATCCCAACGCCAGGGCCGCCGCGGCTGACGGCGAGCCCACCTGGAGCGACGCCACCTTCCTCGTCCGGCTCGACCGCCCGGAGCGGCCGCTGCTCAAGGCGTCGGAGATCGGACTCGCGCCCGCCGGCTCCGAGGCCGACGGCCCGGTGGTCCTCTGGCAGGGCAAGCCGCTGCCGGCGAAGCAGGCCCCGGAGGGCGAGCTCTTCGTCGACGCGGAGGTGGCCGGCATCCCCGTCCGCTCCGTCTTCGACCTCTACCGGGAGCGGCTGATGGAGAAGAGCCTCCAGGAGTACGCGGATCTGGCCGGTGTGCCCCTCGACCTCCTGGAGCAGCTGGCCCGGGAGTGGACCTCGCACGGCAAGCGCGTCGCCCTCCTCGCCTACCGCGGACCGGCGATGCACACCAACGGCTACTACACGCTCCGCGCCATCAACGCCCTCAACCACCTGGTGGGCAACCACGACTGGAAGGGTGGCGACATGAACGCGGGCGCCCAGTTCCACGACGTCCAGGGGCGCTACGACCTCTTGAACGTGCCGGGCGGTCACCAGGCCTGGGGTGTGCCGGTGACGCGCCAGCAGACCGACTACCGCAAGGTCTCGCTCTCCCGGGAAGGGCCGGCCCGGCGTTACTGGTACCCGTTCAGCGGCAACCTCTGCCAGGAGGTCCTCCCCAGCGCGGGGGCGGGCTACCCTTACCCGCTGAAGGCGCTCTTCCTCTACCGGCACTCGCCGCTCGCCTCCGACCCCGCCCCGCAGCTGCAGGAGGAGGTGCTCCGCTCGCCCGAGAAGCTGCCGCTGGTGGTCGCCTTCGACCTGGAGGTGGCGGAGTCCAGCCAGTTCGCCGACTTCCTTCTGCCCGACGTCAGCTACCTGGAGCGCTGGGGGCTGGAGCACATCTACCCGGTCCTGCGCACCCGCTTCAGCCACATCCAGCAGCCGGTGACGCGGGTCTTCCCCGACCCCGAGGGGCCGCGGGACCTCCAGGACGTGCTGATCGAGCTCTTCAAGCGGATGGGGCTGCCCGGCGTGGGTCCGCGGGCCTTCCCGGGCGGCGAGCCGCTGGACCGGGCCGAGGATTTCTATCTCAAGGTGGCGGCCAACCTCGCCTTCGACGGGGAACCGGTCCCGGACGCCGACGAGGAGGAGGAAGCCGCCTTCGAGCGCGCCCGCCTCCTCGCCCTGGGGCGGACGTGGGACGCGGCCGCCTGGCGGCGCGCCGTCAAGCCGGAGGAGTGGCCGAAGGTGGTCTACGTGCTCAACCGGGGCGGCCGCTTCGAGGCGCCGGGGAACGAGTACGAGGGCGAGTGGCTCCGCTACCGCTTCGGTGGCCAGGCCAACTTCTACGACGCGGGCGTGGCCGCGCTCACCCACCCCGTGACGGGCGAGCCCTTCGACGGCCTGCCGCGGCTGGAACCGGTCCGGCGCTTCGACGGGCAGGAAGTGGACGACCCGCGCCCGCTCCAGCTGATCAACTGGAAGGCGCGGAACGCCGGCACCCACCGGACCATCGCGGACGCCTGGCTGCGCGAGATCCGGGGCGAGGACCTCCTCTGGATCCACCCGCGCGACGCCGAGGTCCGGGGAATCCGCGAGGGCGACTGGGTCTGGGTGGAGGCGGCGTCCGGCCGCGCCCGCGCCCGCGCCCACCTGACCGAGGGGATCCGCCCGGGGGTGGTGGGCGCCTCCTACAACTTCGGTCACACCGCCTACGGGAGCCGGCCGCTGGAGATCGACGGCCGTCTCGTCCCGGCGGTCCGGCCGTACGGCCACACCTCCTTCCGCCTGGACCAGCCGATGCACGAGGAGAGCGGTTACGCGCCCGGCCGGGGAGAGGGCTGGAACCCGAACTGGCTCCAGCCGGTGGATCCCCTCCTGGGGATGAACCTGCAGGACCCGATCGGCGGCGGGGCGTCGGAGCTGGACGCCCGGGTGGAAGTGCGCCGGGCCTGA
- the nrfD gene encoding polysulfide reductase NrfD, producing the protein MSEKTLDLPRVRPLPDEWTGGLPADRYGITWPSRKAALAWFAPLTLAGFATLGMIAHSLVGGLALTQLSSWTPWGLWIALYIFFLGLSAGAFLLSSLVHVFGQEQFQPVGRDALLAAILSMMIGMLFVWLDLGHPERALNAWIFWNPRSVLAWEIRFYVLYIALLAAELYFSMRTDLIRAAQGSGWRARVAAWLRLGSRDLSEAAERRDRRIRKILGIVGIPLAVFGVHGGTGLLFAAARARPAWNTGIFPVIFVVSAITSGAALALLLYWTRERVSGRPADPELMDSLSKFLVALLTLDWMLQVFEYVVAVYDAGPHELEILTAQFLGPFAWTFWGLQLTVGAILPILLMVRSWRRHDRRLQPLAALLVLAGIVGVRVNIVVPALIPPVMPGLPWSFYAPNLFEWLMAAGVFAVALWLYTGAATLLPLEPAPAAEAAETDGGEQV; encoded by the coding sequence ATGTCGGAGAAGACGCTGGACCTGCCTCGGGTCCGACCGCTGCCCGACGAGTGGACAGGTGGCTTGCCGGCCGACCGGTACGGCATCACCTGGCCATCGCGGAAGGCGGCCCTCGCCTGGTTCGCGCCGCTCACGCTGGCCGGGTTCGCGACCTTGGGCATGATCGCCCACTCGCTCGTGGGCGGGCTCGCCCTCACCCAGCTGAGCAGCTGGACGCCGTGGGGGTTGTGGATCGCCCTCTATATCTTCTTCCTGGGGCTGTCCGCCGGCGCCTTCCTCCTCTCGAGCCTCGTCCACGTCTTCGGGCAGGAGCAGTTCCAGCCGGTCGGCCGGGACGCCCTGCTGGCCGCCATCCTGTCCATGATGATCGGCATGCTCTTCGTCTGGTTAGACCTGGGCCATCCCGAGCGGGCCTTGAACGCCTGGATCTTCTGGAACCCGCGCAGCGTCCTGGCCTGGGAGATCCGCTTCTACGTCCTGTACATTGCCCTGCTGGCGGCAGAGCTCTACTTCTCCATGCGGACCGATCTGATCCGCGCCGCCCAGGGGAGCGGCTGGCGGGCACGCGTGGCCGCCTGGCTGCGCCTCGGTTCGCGCGATCTGAGCGAGGCCGCCGAACGGCGCGACCGCCGCATCCGCAAGATCCTCGGCATCGTCGGCATCCCGCTGGCCGTCTTCGGCGTCCACGGCGGCACCGGCCTCCTCTTCGCCGCCGCCCGAGCCCGTCCGGCCTGGAACACCGGTATCTTCCCGGTCATCTTCGTCGTCTCCGCCATCACCTCGGGTGCGGCCCTGGCGCTGCTGCTCTACTGGACCCGAGAGCGCGTCTCGGGCCGGCCCGCCGACCCGGAGCTCATGGACAGCCTCTCGAAGTTCCTGGTGGCCTTGCTGACCCTGGACTGGATGCTCCAGGTCTTCGAGTACGTGGTAGCCGTCTACGACGCCGGCCCGCACGAGCTGGAGATCCTGACCGCCCAGTTCCTGGGGCCCTTCGCGTGGACGTTCTGGGGGCTCCAGCTGACGGTGGGGGCCATCCTTCCCATCTTGCTCATGGTTCGCTCCTGGCGCCGGCACGACCGGCGGCTCCAGCCGCTGGCCGCCCTTTTGGTGCTGGCAGGCATCGTCGGGGTCCGCGTCAACATCGTCGTCCCCGCCCTCATCCCGCCGGTGATGCCCGGGCTGCCCTGGAGCTTCTACGCACCCAACCTCTTCGAGTGGCTGATGGCCGCCGGTGTCTTCGCCGTGGCCCTCTGGCTGTACACGGGGGCGGCCACGCTGCTGCCCCTGGAGCCCGCGCCCGCCGCCGAGGCGGCCGAGACCGACGGGGGTGAACAGGTATGA
- a CDS encoding 4Fe-4S dicluster domain-containing protein, which yields MPDPESVLSPGGHDVALGLAMAADAQKVARGELDGATFRARWNGAVQREFGRELPQPAPQERKGPRWGMVIDLQKCVGCDTCTVACKAENRTPPGVSYNVVLEYESGTFPNTGHVNLPRPCMQCDNAPCIWVCPVGATYKLENGIVAIDYERCIGCRYCIVACPYGARSFDFGEGYGEGQGDEMLGFNLVQAPEYGVPRGEREAGQSPVGNVRKCSFCLHRLERGEEPACVEACIADARYFGDLDDPDSLVARLASSPRAFRLREELGTEPRVYYLR from the coding sequence CTGCCGGATCCCGAGTCGGTGCTGTCGCCCGGCGGCCATGACGTGGCGCTGGGACTGGCCATGGCCGCCGACGCCCAGAAGGTGGCCCGCGGCGAACTGGACGGAGCGACCTTCCGGGCACGGTGGAACGGGGCGGTGCAGCGCGAGTTCGGGCGGGAGCTGCCCCAGCCGGCGCCCCAGGAGAGGAAGGGGCCCCGCTGGGGCATGGTGATCGATCTTCAAAAATGCGTCGGCTGCGACACCTGCACCGTCGCCTGCAAGGCCGAGAACCGGACCCCGCCCGGCGTCAGTTACAACGTGGTGCTCGAATACGAGAGCGGCACCTTCCCCAACACGGGTCATGTCAACCTTCCCAGGCCCTGCATGCAGTGCGACAACGCCCCCTGCATCTGGGTCTGTCCGGTGGGCGCCACCTACAAGCTGGAGAACGGGATCGTCGCCATCGACTACGAGCGCTGCATCGGCTGCCGCTACTGCATCGTCGCCTGCCCCTACGGGGCGCGCAGTTTCGACTTCGGCGAGGGATACGGCGAGGGCCAGGGCGACGAGATGCTGGGTTTCAACCTGGTGCAGGCGCCGGAGTACGGCGTCCCGAGAGGAGAGCGGGAAGCCGGTCAGTCCCCCGTGGGCAACGTCCGCAAGTGCAGCTTCTGCCTCCACCGCCTGGAGAGGGGCGAGGAGCCGGCCTGCGTGGAGGCGTGCATCGCCGACGCCCGCTACTTCGGCGACCTGGACGACCCCGACAGCCTGGTGGCACGCCTGGCCTCCAGCCCGCGCGCCTTCCGGCTGCGGGAGGAGCTCGGCACCGAGCCGCGTGTCTACTACCTGCGCTGA
- a CDS encoding M56 family metallopeptidase — protein MAYRRLASWGTFALVQLVVLLLASAVYEVEIRSLIPKGGVCPTCSLVLPQLLFLALVTALGASSAVTLLGVALGVRRVRALRRGLVERIGLDGGGTGLAVRLDRLARDGRLLPQERSVLHVLARPTTPEAFTLGLLRPGVFLSPSLARLDDEPLLAVLRHELDHVRHRDPLHRLLEAVLQRSFPYVPLLGYAAGRLEELRETAADEAALAAGSRPSDLLEALAALIETPGAPPQAAAAEAEALVSPFAARRRPARPVSARENLRLWHLIEAGQGRAGRHLPVHWLSNSAGLLLASLLAFLPLAAVLLIRCTTFAAWIG, from the coding sequence ATGGCCTATCGCCGCCTGGCCTCCTGGGGCACCTTCGCGCTGGTGCAGCTGGTCGTTCTCCTGCTCGCCTCCGCCGTCTACGAGGTCGAGATCCGCTCCCTCATCCCGAAGGGCGGCGTCTGTCCCACCTGCTCCCTGGTGCTGCCGCAGCTCCTCTTCCTGGCGCTGGTGACGGCCCTGGGCGCCAGCTCCGCCGTGACGCTGCTCGGCGTCGCCCTGGGCGTCCGGCGGGTCCGCGCCCTCCGGCGCGGGCTGGTCGAGCGGATCGGACTCGACGGCGGCGGGACCGGGCTGGCGGTCCGCCTCGACCGCCTGGCGCGCGACGGGCGGCTGCTCCCGCAGGAGCGCTCCGTCCTTCACGTGCTGGCCCGACCCACGACGCCCGAGGCCTTCACGCTCGGCCTCCTGCGACCGGGGGTCTTTCTCTCGCCGTCGCTGGCGCGGCTGGACGACGAGCCACTCCTCGCCGTGCTCCGCCACGAACTCGACCACGTCCGCCACCGCGACCCGCTCCACCGGTTGCTGGAGGCGGTCCTGCAGCGCTCCTTCCCCTACGTCCCCCTCCTGGGCTATGCCGCTGGCCGCCTGGAGGAGCTGCGCGAGACGGCGGCCGACGAAGCGGCCCTGGCCGCCGGCAGCCGCCCCTCCGATCTGCTGGAGGCGCTGGCCGCGCTGATCGAGACCCCGGGAGCGCCACCGCAGGCTGCGGCCGCCGAGGCGGAGGCGCTGGTCTCACCCTTCGCCGCCCGCCGGAGGCCGGCTAGGCCGGTCTCGGCCAGGGAGAATCTCCGCCTGTGGCACCTGATCGAAGCGGGCCAAGGCCGGGCCGGCCGGCACCTGCCGGTCCACTGGCTCTCGAACAGCGCCGGGCTCTTGCTGGCCAGCCTGCTCGCCTTTCTGCCGCTGGCGGCGGTGCTCCTGATCCGCTGCACCACCTTCGCCGCCTGGATCGGCTGA
- a CDS encoding BlaI/MecI/CopY family transcriptional regulator, which translates to MPGVGPLERAVLDRLWDADRPLSIREVLEALGPDHPVTFNTVMTVMNRLVEKGLLRRSGKRRRYLYQPALSRREYLGRSSYQQMESLLAEMGPLALAGFVDAAADADPAYLRRLAELIRHREASSDSREG; encoded by the coding sequence GTGCCCGGTGTCGGCCCGCTGGAACGGGCCGTGCTGGATCGGCTCTGGGATGCGGACCGGCCGCTCAGCATCCGCGAGGTGCTGGAGGCGCTCGGTCCGGACCACCCGGTCACCTTCAACACCGTGATGACGGTGATGAACCGGCTGGTGGAGAAGGGGCTGCTGCGGCGGAGCGGCAAGCGGCGCCGCTACCTGTACCAGCCCGCGCTGAGCCGGCGGGAGTATCTCGGACGCAGCTCCTACCAGCAGATGGAGTCGCTGCTGGCGGAGATGGGGCCGCTGGCGCTGGCCGGGTTTGTCGACGCCGCCGCCGACGCCGATCCCGCCTATCTTCGCCGCCTGGCCGAGCTGATCCGCCACAGGGAGGCTTCCTCGGACTCCCGGGAGGGATGA
- a CDS encoding Gfo/Idh/MocA family oxidoreductase, whose protein sequence is MEAGNGEDDEGEERLEREEAAKAAGRPLRYAVVGLGGIARTHLAGLQAAPLVRPGVLPAVELAAAVVGAGHAAEAERLGFQQVQVVEEPRGPAEVARAVRALAGRVDFLDVCLPNGLHAAAAGAAWESGMAVYCEKPLTADLAEARALAERVRGGGGGAAPGRPFGLAYNLRFDPNLALLRALLAGGLLGEPLHFRLRMLHGGYLDPGRPISWKFEPALARGGALVDLGSHLLDLVGYLFAPLGEGGEVRRVRARLRTFAASRAGSLLGSGGHPIDDWAEVALTLAGGAEGTVEVSRVADGGEGTRVEVYGSGGSARIDLEAGRLDLRLHAGGLHLHGRAGELARRVETRLGEEEPFRWYRRVEALLPPPARSLGRMVDTHLASLAFWLEAAEEARHQRPWSGDAAGLEAGLAVEGLLEGIRQAAEDEG, encoded by the coding sequence GTGGAGGCGGGGAATGGCGAGGACGACGAGGGGGAGGAGCGATTGGAGCGCGAGGAGGCGGCAAAGGCTGCGGGTCGCCCGCTTCGCTATGCGGTGGTGGGGCTGGGCGGCATCGCCCGCACGCACCTGGCCGGCTTGCAGGCGGCGCCGCTGGTCCGGCCCGGCGTGCTCCCCGCGGTCGAGCTGGCCGCGGCGGTCGTGGGCGCCGGGCACGCGGCGGAGGCGGAGAGGCTCGGCTTCCAGCAGGTGCAGGTGGTGGAGGAGCCGCGGGGTCCGGCGGAGGTCGCCCGGGCGGTGCGGGCGCTGGCGGGGAGGGTCGACTTCCTGGACGTCTGCCTGCCCAACGGGCTGCACGCGGCGGCGGCGGGGGCGGCCTGGGAGTCGGGCATGGCCGTCTACTGCGAGAAGCCGCTCACCGCCGACCTGGCGGAGGCGCGGGCGCTGGCCGAGCGGGTCCGCGGCGGCGGGGGCGGCGCGGCTCCCGGGAGGCCCTTCGGCCTGGCGTACAACCTCCGCTTCGACCCCAACCTGGCGCTGCTCCGGGCGCTCCTGGCCGGGGGGCTTTTGGGGGAGCCGCTCCACTTCCGCCTGCGGATGCTCCACGGCGGGTACCTCGATCCGGGCCGGCCCATCAGCTGGAAGTTCGAGCCGGCGCTCGCCCGGGGCGGCGCCCTGGTCGACCTCGGCTCGCACCTCCTCGACCTGGTGGGCTATCTCTTCGCCCCCCTCGGCGAGGGGGGAGAGGTCCGCCGGGTGCGGGCACGGCTTCGCACCTTCGCCGCCTCCCGCGCGGGCTCGCTCCTGGGAAGCGGCGGGCACCCCATCGACGACTGGGCGGAGGTCGCGCTCACGCTGGCCGGCGGGGCGGAGGGGACGGTCGAGGTCTCGCGGGTGGCCGACGGGGGCGAGGGGACCCGGGTGGAGGTGTACGGGAGCGGCGGCTCGGCCCGGATCGACCTGGAGGCGGGTCGTCTCGACCTGCGCCTGCACGCCGGCGGCCTCCACCTGCACGGCCGTGCGGGCGAGCTGGCCCGCCGGGTCGAGACGCGCCTGGGGGAGGAGGAGCCGTTCCGCTGGTACCGCCGGGTCGAGGCTCTCCTCCCCCCGCCGGCGCGGAGCCTGGGCAGGATGGTGGACACCCACCTGGCCTCGCTGGCCTTCTGGCTCGAAGCGGCGGAGGAGGCCCGCCACCAGCGGCCCTGGAGCGGCGACGCCGCCGGCCTGGAGGCCGGCTTGGCGGTGGAGGGACTGCTGGAGGGGATCCGGCAGGCGGCGGAGGACGAGGGGTGA